Proteins found in one Candidatus Anaeroferrophillus wilburensis genomic segment:
- a CDS encoding branched-chain amino acid ABC transporter permease: MSHLKRSLLVALWFVFLTFPLMVVKVNTLKNVVEWRWLNMLWVAVGAFFLSLVWRWALVRKEMRLKVAEQDEQGAPAAGFGHRLLNDPHLYRPVLLVLASVAIIFPLVVDTYQANIMVLALIFVVLGLGLNITVGLAGLLDLGYVAFFAVGAYTYALLNQHLGLGFWSCLPIGGLMGALFGILLGFPILRLRGDYLAIVTLGFGSIAKIVIENWEAVFNGAKGIAGIPRPGLFGLDMSIATATTYTYYLMLAMVLFTVFVTNRLKDSRIGRAWMALREDEIACVAMGVDMARTKLSAYAFGAFWAGLVGVIFAARNTYINPNSFTFMESAIILSIVVLGGMGSIIGVIIAALVLILMPEYLRAFADYRMLIFGAVMVLMMIFRPQGLIANVRRTYVRKPAVREPHHG, from the coding sequence ATTAGTCATCTGAAACGATCACTGCTGGTTGCCCTCTGGTTTGTCTTCCTGACCTTTCCCTTGATGGTGGTCAAGGTCAATACGCTGAAAAACGTTGTTGAGTGGCGCTGGCTGAACATGCTGTGGGTGGCGGTCGGCGCTTTTTTCCTCTCATTGGTCTGGCGCTGGGCACTGGTACGCAAAGAGATGCGGTTGAAGGTGGCGGAACAGGATGAGCAGGGGGCTCCGGCAGCAGGTTTTGGCCACCGGCTGCTCAATGATCCGCACCTCTACCGGCCGGTTCTGCTGGTCCTGGCGTCGGTGGCGATCATCTTTCCGCTGGTCGTCGATACCTACCAGGCCAATATCATGGTGCTGGCGTTGATTTTCGTGGTTCTTGGCCTCGGCCTGAATATCACCGTCGGTCTGGCAGGGCTGCTTGATCTTGGCTATGTGGCTTTTTTCGCTGTCGGCGCCTATACCTATGCCCTGCTCAACCAGCATCTCGGTCTGGGCTTCTGGAGCTGTCTGCCCATCGGCGGATTGATGGGGGCGCTGTTCGGCATCCTGCTGGGTTTTCCCATTTTGCGCCTGCGGGGTGACTACCTGGCCATTGTCACCCTGGGTTTCGGTTCTATTGCCAAAATAGTCATTGAGAATTGGGAAGCGGTTTTCAATGGTGCCAAAGGAATTGCCGGGATCCCCCGTCCCGGTCTCTTTGGCCTTGATATGAGTATCGCCACGGCAACCACCTACACCTACTACCTGATGCTGGCCATGGTCCTGTTTACCGTTTTTGTTACCAATCGGCTCAAAGATTCCCGCATCGGCAGGGCCTGGATGGCCCTGCGTGAAGATGAGATCGCCTGTGTTGCCATGGGTGTCGATATGGCCCGCACCAAGCTGTCGGCCTATGCCTTCGGCGCTTTCTGGGCGGGGTTGGTGGGGGTTATTTTTGCGGCCCGCAATACGTATATTAATCCCAACAGCTTCACTTTTATGGAATCGGCCATTATTCTTTCCATCGTCGTGTTGGGGGGGATGGGGTCCATTATCGGGGTGATCATCGCCGCTCTGGTACTGATCTTGATGCCTGAATATCTGCGGGCTTTTGCCGATTACCGGATGCTGATCTTCGGGGCGGTGATGGTGCTGATGATGATTTTCCGTCCCCAGGGTCTGATTGCCAATGTCAGGAGAACCTATGTTCGCAAGCCTGCCGTCAGGGAGCCGCACCATGGCTGA
- a CDS encoding branched-chain amino acid ABC transporter permease LivH (LivHMGF is the membrane component of the LIV-I/LS branched-chain amino acid transporter), with translation MDYFLELFCSGLVRGSIYALIALGYTMVYGIIQLINFAHGEIYMIGAFVALIVSGVLTIYGFTGVSILVLAAMIAVVYAAAYGYTLEKIAYRPLRHAPRLSPLISAIGMSLFLQNYVLLAQTPDFLPFPELIPEFEFMEPIAHIMGSAELLILLTSAVTMVGLTLLIKYTRIGKAMRATQQDLVMARLVGVNVDRVISVTFVVGSVLAAIGGVLVASCSGQINFYIGFMAGLKAFTAAVLGGIGNIPGAALGGLVLGLTEAFAAGYFSSAYEDVFAFGVLVLILILRPVGLLGKAVKQKV, from the coding sequence GTGGACTATTTCCTTGAACTTTTTTGCAGCGGGCTGGTGCGCGGCAGCATCTATGCCTTGATCGCCCTTGGCTATACCATGGTCTACGGCATCATTCAGTTGATCAATTTCGCCCATGGCGAAATCTACATGATTGGTGCTTTTGTTGCCCTTATTGTATCCGGCGTTCTGACCATCTATGGGTTTACCGGGGTTTCGATTCTGGTGCTGGCGGCCATGATTGCCGTTGTCTATGCGGCTGCTTATGGCTACACCCTGGAGAAAATCGCCTACCGGCCCCTGCGCCATGCGCCGCGCCTGTCACCGCTGATCAGCGCCATCGGCATGTCTCTTTTCCTGCAAAACTATGTCCTCCTGGCCCAGACGCCTGATTTTCTGCCTTTTCCTGAACTGATTCCCGAATTTGAATTCATGGAGCCGATTGCCCATATCATGGGTTCAGCTGAACTGCTTATTCTGCTCACCAGTGCGGTGACCATGGTGGGTTTGACGTTGCTGATCAAATATACTCGCATAGGCAAGGCGATGCGGGCCACCCAGCAGGACCTGGTGATGGCCCGGCTGGTGGGGGTCAATGTGGACCGGGTGATCTCGGTGACTTTTGTTGTTGGTTCGGTGCTGGCGGCCATCGGCGGGGTGCTGGTTGCTTCCTGCAGTGGTCAGATAAACTTCTATATCGGCTTTATGGCCGGCCTGAAAGCGTTTACGGCGGCGGTGCTGGGGGGGATTGGCAATATCCCTGGAGCAGCTCTTGGCGGTCTGGTCCTTGGGTTGACCGAAGCTTTCGCCGCCGGTTATTTTTCCAGTGCCTACGAGGATGTTTTTGCTTTCGGGGTGCTGGTGCTGATCCTTATCCTGCGGCCAGTCGGTCTGCTGGGTAAGGCGGTGAAACAGAAGGTATAA
- a CDS encoding branched-chain amino acid ABC transporter substrate-binding protein encodes MRKLIAGLVIAAFLAMPAVATIAETIRIGVAGPHTGDLAPYGIPTKEAALMVADQINAAGGVLGRQVEVLPLDDQCKPEIATNVATKLVSQNVAVVIGHICSGATKAALGIYKEAGIIVISPSATNPPLTQSGEYPNFYRTIAPDDDQGRLAATFVTGTLGARKVAILHDKGDYGKGFADFSKKFIEAGGHAEVVMFEGVTPGAMDYSAVVQKVRRNKADAVIFGGYHPEASKLVSQMKKKRVKIPFIGPDGIKGDGFLEIAGASAEGVYATGPMDVSRYEENRKAHADYVKRYGKEPGTFFDQGYAAMQAVLHAIETSGGTGYADLEKALKNTFVDTAVGTIRFDQKGDAEGVGFSVYQVRDGVFIELNK; translated from the coding sequence ATGCGCAAACTGATAGCAGGCTTGGTCATTGCTGCTTTTCTGGCGATGCCGGCAGTGGCCACCATCGCCGAGACGATCAGAATCGGCGTTGCCGGCCCTCATACCGGCGATCTGGCACCTTATGGCATTCCCACCAAGGAAGCGGCGTTGATGGTTGCCGATCAAATTAATGCCGCTGGAGGTGTTTTGGGAAGGCAGGTGGAAGTCCTTCCCCTTGATGATCAATGCAAGCCGGAGATTGCCACCAACGTAGCTACCAAGCTGGTTTCCCAGAACGTTGCCGTGGTTATCGGCCATATCTGCTCCGGGGCTACCAAGGCGGCCCTGGGCATCTACAAGGAAGCCGGGATTATCGTCATCTCGCCATCGGCCACCAATCCGCCCCTGACCCAGAGTGGTGAGTACCCGAACTTCTATCGTACCATTGCCCCTGACGATGATCAGGGCCGGCTGGCGGCAACCTTTGTCACCGGCACCTTGGGCGCCAGAAAGGTTGCCATTCTCCATGACAAGGGTGATTATGGCAAAGGGTTTGCCGATTTTTCAAAAAAGTTCATCGAGGCCGGCGGCCATGCCGAGGTGGTGATGTTTGAGGGGGTGACCCCTGGGGCGATGGATTATTCGGCCGTGGTTCAGAAGGTCCGCCGCAACAAGGCGGATGCGGTCATTTTCGGCGGCTATCACCCGGAAGCTTCCAAGCTGGTTTCCCAGATGAAGAAGAAGCGGGTCAAGATTCCTTTTATTGGTCCCGACGGTATCAAGGGGGATGGTTTCCTGGAGATTGCCGGCGCCAGTGCCGAAGGGGTCTATGCCACCGGTCCCATGGATGTCAGCAGGTATGAAGAGAATCGAAAGGCCCATGCCGACTATGTCAAACGATATGGCAAGGAGCCCGGTACCTTTTTTGACCAGGGGTATGCCGCCATGCAGGCGGTGCTGCATGCCATTGAGACAAGCGGCGGCACCGGCTACGCGGATCTGGAAAAAGCTCTCAAGAATACCTTTGTGGACACGGCAGTCGGGACGATAAGGTTTGATCAGAAGGGGGATGCCGAAGGGGTGGGCTTTTCAGTCTACCAGGTCCGGGACGGCGTCTTTATAGAGTTGAACAAATAA
- a CDS encoding 4Fe-4S dicluster domain-containing protein: MAHHINTSGYAALVKRLNRFPQGAPPSDLLHKILQILFREKEADLVALLPIKPFTAEKASHIWKKDLTATRNILDQLADRALLVDLEENGQTHYVLPPPMAGFFEFSLMRVRDDLDQQMLSELFYQYLNVEEEFIKALFTEGETQLGRTFVHEPALSSTNVLQVLDYERATEVINSASHMAVGTCYCRHKMAHLDRACDAPLEICMTFNTTAASLSKHGHARPVDKKEGFDLLQQAYEHNLVQFGENVRERVNFICNCCGCCCEAMIAARRFAILHPIHTTNFLPAVDHNLCNGCGTCVAICPVEAMGLVSANDPGKPNRKIAKLDEDICLGCGLCVRSCKDQVIELSPRPQRVITPLNGSHRAVVMAIERGKLQHLIFDNRMLWSHRALAALLGVILKLPPIKQAMASRQMKSRYLEALLARLPV; the protein is encoded by the coding sequence ATGGCCCATCATATCAACACATCAGGATATGCCGCCTTGGTGAAACGGTTGAACCGCTTCCCCCAGGGAGCACCGCCATCGGATCTGCTGCATAAAATCCTCCAAATCCTCTTCCGGGAAAAAGAAGCTGATCTGGTCGCCCTGCTGCCGATCAAACCTTTCACCGCCGAAAAAGCCAGCCATATCTGGAAAAAAGATCTAACCGCCACCCGGAATATTCTCGACCAGTTAGCCGACCGCGCCCTGCTGGTGGACTTGGAGGAGAACGGGCAAACACATTATGTTCTGCCGCCGCCGATGGCCGGGTTTTTTGAGTTTTCCCTCATGCGGGTGCGGGATGACCTTGACCAGCAGATGCTCAGTGAGCTGTTCTACCAGTACCTGAACGTCGAGGAAGAGTTCATCAAGGCGTTGTTCACCGAAGGGGAAACCCAGTTGGGACGCACCTTTGTCCATGAACCGGCACTTTCTTCGACAAATGTCCTGCAGGTGCTGGATTACGAACGGGCCACCGAGGTGATCAACAGCGCCTCGCACATGGCGGTGGGCACCTGCTACTGCCGCCATAAAATGGCCCACCTCGACCGAGCCTGCGACGCACCACTGGAAATCTGCATGACCTTCAACACCACGGCAGCCTCGCTAAGCAAGCATGGTCATGCCCGCCCGGTGGACAAAAAAGAGGGTTTTGACCTGCTGCAGCAGGCTTATGAGCACAATCTGGTCCAGTTTGGGGAAAATGTCCGGGAACGGGTCAATTTTATCTGCAATTGCTGCGGCTGCTGTTGTGAGGCAATGATCGCCGCCCGCCGTTTTGCCATCCTCCATCCGATCCATACCACCAACTTTCTGCCCGCCGTCGATCACAACCTCTGCAACGGTTGCGGCACCTGTGTCGCCATCTGCCCGGTGGAAGCCATGGGCCTGGTTTCCGCCAACGATCCCGGAAAACCAAATAGAAAAATCGCCAAACTGGATGAAGATATCTGCCTGGGCTGCGGCCTGTGCGTGCGAAGCTGCAAGGATCAGGTTATTGAGCTCAGCCCCCGGCCGCAAAGGGTCATCACTCCCTTGAATGGCAGTCACCGGGCGGTGGTCATGGCCATCGAACGGGGGAAACTGCAGCATCTCATTTTCGACAACCGAATGTTATGGAGCCATCGAGCTCTGGCTGCACTTTTGGGCGTCATTCTCAAACTGCCGCCCATCAAACAGGCAATGGCCAGCCGGCAGATGAAATCCCGCTACCTGGAAGCCCTGCTGGCCCGGTTGCCGGTCTAA
- a CDS encoding DUF748 domain-containing protein, producing MTEKKSSWKPTSIQKAVILAVAAVLFYTLGGFFLLPPLVKHLAVKNITRALHRQTAINQVKINPYLLTCTIDEFKIQKQASTDAWITCDQLFVNLQAVSLFKLALVVKELQVVNPTVSITRNEDRSYNFSDLLISPPKDAAEKTGKPLRFSLNNISISGGQIQFIDTPRQTRHRVTDLTLGLPLISNLPYHLETHVQPSLAARVNGTPVSLQGTTKPFADTLETSFNIDIDHLDLPFYLAYIPGERNFTVKQGSLSSKLTLAYAQPPTDAAYLKLAGELEFENLAITDNDDHQFLSLPRLIFTFAPANLLAREVHIASMTIEEPRTVIHRLADGSFKLPSLVLPATGTDENPADQPQEKPFLLTVDQLGMNGGVVDFLDQMPTPNFTARLAPIELAVANFTTNPDHQGTFTGSLHSDGGESLAFDGSFSVTPLILTTHVAIQSIPLPRYRPYYQEMFTGILEQGMISTAADLKLVAQEPGKTMRLDKISATLEGLTLRETKKTGRIIDLPLFRIEGTSIDLLSQEVVIGSLVSEGGTVNLQRRPDGRLNLQELLPSPATAEKKTDPEATEKQAKPWKVDLADGKLSGFTIVIDDRVPAAAVTTTIDNITLDLGQLTTRKNQTGSLALALRLNKSGTFKARGTFGINPLQADLTCQADRITLKPLQGYVNDVVDLVITDGRAGSKGILKLTSGPQQDIAVTFKGQAAISNFASVDSLKAGNFVSWRVLEITGINAASQPRTLQIGNISLKDSHTDLVVNPDGRLNLQAMMVVPQESKAEKPSETETTTAENPAMALTVGGIQVANGRFSFQDRSLTPSYSMVMDELNGSVSQISSTIEKPAEILFNGRLNGDSPLEITGTVHPLLADLFADLNVSFTGIDMSPFTPYSGKFIGYTIGKGKFTLQTHSLVENRKLTVDNDIFLDQLTFGDPVDSPDAMNLPVKLAVALLQNRQGEIRLKLPIRGDFDDPKFSVGGIVFKVIFNLIAKAVTSPFALLGAAFGGGEEVNLISFAAGSVLIDQENQQKLTTVGKALYDRPGLKLEILGQADPASDPQGLAELQFQRLLKTKKLKAMTKKGIAVPAVDDLIIETAEYEEYLKKAYKEAPFEKPKNVIGLLKKQPAAEMERMLREHLVIARDDLRQLAYQRAEAVKNFLAGTGPVEQERMFLAEPKIPASTAEGDSAGAREVTLTIK from the coding sequence ATGACTGAAAAGAAAAGTTCCTGGAAACCGACCAGCATCCAGAAAGCTGTCATTCTGGCGGTTGCGGCCGTGCTGTTCTACACCCTTGGCGGATTCTTTCTCTTGCCGCCGCTGGTCAAACATCTGGCCGTCAAAAACATTACCAGGGCATTACACCGCCAGACGGCTATCAACCAGGTCAAAATCAACCCCTACCTGCTGACCTGTACCATCGACGAATTTAAGATTCAAAAGCAAGCCAGCACTGATGCGTGGATCACCTGCGACCAGCTGTTTGTCAACCTGCAGGCAGTTTCGCTGTTCAAACTGGCACTGGTGGTCAAGGAGCTGCAGGTGGTTAATCCCACTGTCTCGATCACCAGGAACGAGGACCGGAGCTATAATTTCTCCGATCTGCTCATCTCCCCCCCAAAGGATGCCGCTGAAAAAACCGGCAAACCGCTGCGCTTTTCCCTGAACAATATTTCCATTTCCGGCGGCCAGATCCAATTCATTGATACGCCGCGTCAGACCCGGCACCGGGTGACCGATCTCACCCTTGGCCTGCCGCTGATTTCCAACCTGCCCTACCACCTGGAAACCCATGTTCAGCCGTCTTTAGCCGCCCGGGTCAACGGTACGCCGGTATCCCTGCAGGGAACCACAAAACCGTTTGCCGATACCCTGGAAACCTCATTCAACATCGATATTGACCATTTGGATCTGCCTTTCTACCTGGCCTACATCCCCGGAGAAAGGAATTTTACCGTTAAGCAGGGAAGTCTGAGCAGCAAGCTGACCCTGGCCTATGCCCAGCCCCCAACTGATGCCGCCTATCTGAAGCTTGCCGGTGAGCTTGAATTTGAGAATTTGGCAATCACCGATAACGACGACCACCAGTTTCTTTCCCTGCCACGACTGATATTCACTTTTGCCCCGGCCAACCTGCTGGCCAGGGAAGTGCATATCGCATCAATGACCATCGAGGAACCACGGACCGTCATCCACCGACTAGCCGACGGCTCCTTCAAACTTCCCTCGCTGGTACTGCCGGCTACGGGAACAGATGAAAACCCTGCCGACCAGCCGCAGGAAAAACCTTTCTTGCTGACCGTCGACCAACTGGGAATGAACGGCGGCGTGGTCGACTTTCTCGACCAGATGCCAACGCCCAACTTTACCGCCCGCCTGGCCCCCATCGAGCTGGCGGTTGCCAATTTCACCACCAATCCTGATCACCAGGGAACCTTCACCGGTTCACTGCACAGCGATGGTGGTGAATCACTGGCCTTTGACGGCAGTTTTTCCGTCACTCCCCTGATCCTGACCACCCATGTCGCCATCCAGTCCATACCCTTACCCCGCTACCGGCCCTATTACCAGGAGATGTTCACCGGCATCCTGGAACAGGGGATGATATCGACGGCCGCCGATCTGAAACTGGTTGCCCAGGAGCCGGGGAAAACCATGCGGCTGGACAAGATCAGCGCTACCCTGGAAGGACTGACCCTCAGGGAAACAAAAAAAACCGGACGGATCATTGACCTTCCCCTGTTCCGGATCGAGGGAACCTCCATCGACCTCCTCAGCCAGGAGGTGGTCATCGGCAGCCTGGTTTCCGAAGGCGGCACCGTCAATCTGCAACGGCGGCCAGATGGCAGGCTAAACCTCCAGGAGTTACTTCCGTCGCCGGCAACCGCGGAAAAAAAAACTGATCCTGAGGCGACGGAAAAACAAGCCAAACCCTGGAAGGTGGATCTCGCCGACGGCAAACTCAGTGGTTTCACAATAGTAATCGACGACCGGGTCCCGGCCGCTGCGGTCACCACAACTATCGACAATATCACCCTCGATCTGGGACAGCTGACCACCAGAAAAAATCAGACCGGCTCTTTGGCCCTGGCCCTTCGACTCAACAAAAGCGGGACGTTCAAGGCCCGGGGCACGTTCGGCATCAATCCCCTGCAGGCTGACCTGACCTGCCAAGCCGACCGCATCACCCTTAAACCCCTGCAGGGTTATGTCAATGATGTTGTAGACCTGGTGATCACCGATGGCCGGGCCGGCAGCAAAGGCATACTGAAGCTGACCTCCGGACCGCAACAAGATATTGCCGTCACCTTCAAGGGGCAGGCGGCAATCAGCAATTTTGCCAGCGTTGACTCCCTGAAGGCCGGCAACTTTGTTTCCTGGAGGGTGTTGGAGATAACCGGCATCAACGCTGCCAGCCAACCCCGCACGCTGCAGATCGGCAATATATCACTCAAGGATTCCCATACCGACCTGGTGGTCAACCCCGACGGCCGGTTGAACCTGCAGGCAATGATGGTTGTCCCGCAAGAATCCAAAGCGGAAAAACCCTCGGAAACGGAAACTACGACAGCGGAAAATCCGGCCATGGCACTTACGGTGGGCGGCATCCAGGTCGCCAACGGCCGGTTCTCCTTCCAGGACCGTTCCCTGACCCCCTCCTATTCCATGGTTATGGATGAACTGAACGGCTCGGTGAGCCAAATCTCCTCGACCATTGAAAAGCCGGCTGAAATCCTCTTCAACGGCAGGTTGAACGGTGATTCCCCACTGGAGATCACCGGCACTGTGCACCCCCTGCTGGCTGACTTGTTTGCCGATCTCAATGTCTCGTTCACCGGCATCGACATGAGCCCCTTCACCCCCTACTCCGGCAAATTCATCGGCTATACCATCGGCAAGGGCAAGTTCACCCTGCAGACCCACTCCCTGGTTGAAAACAGGAAACTGACGGTTGATAATGACATTTTCCTTGACCAGCTCACCTTCGGCGATCCGGTGGACAGTCCCGATGCCATGAACCTGCCGGTTAAGCTGGCAGTTGCTCTGTTGCAGAACCGCCAGGGGGAAATCAGATTGAAACTGCCCATCCGCGGTGATTTTGACGACCCGAAGTTCAGTGTCGGCGGCATCGTTTTTAAAGTTATTTTCAACCTGATAGCCAAGGCGGTAACCTCACCTTTTGCCTTGCTTGGCGCCGCTTTTGGCGGCGGTGAAGAGGTAAATCTGATCAGCTTCGCCGCCGGCAGCGTACTCATCGACCAGGAAAACCAGCAGAAGCTAACAACCGTGGGCAAGGCCCTCTATGACCGGCCGGGCCTGAAGCTGGAAATCCTCGGCCAGGCAGATCCGGCAAGTGACCCCCAGGGCCTTGCGGAACTTCAGTTTCAGCGGCTGCTCAAGACCAAGAAGCTCAAAGCAATGACCAAAAAAGGGATAGCGGTACCGGCCGTCGATGATCTGATAATTGAAACAGCTGAATACGAGGAGTATCTTAAAAAGGCCTACAAGGAGGCCCCCTTTGAAAAGCCGAAAAACGTCATCGGCCTGCTGAAAAAACAGCCGGCTGCCGAGATGGAGCGCATGCTGCGTGAACACCTGGTAATTGCCCGGGATGATCTACGGCAGCTGGCCTACCAGCGGGCGGAAGCGGTCAAAAACTTCCTGGCCGGCACCGGCCCGGTGGAACAGGAACGGATGTTTCTCGCCGAGCCGAAAATTCCCGCATCAACCGCCGAGGGAGATTCTGCCGGAGCCCGTGAGGTAACGTTAACCATTAAATAA
- a CDS encoding DsrE family protein, producing the protein MNKKVVLVAFNGELMCFVHVLLHAIDLHEQGYDIKVIIEGSATTQVRELQDSPEPFAALFQKVKTLGLIACVCQACAYKMEALDSARQQELPICADMSGHPSLAPYLAEGYQVITF; encoded by the coding sequence ATGAACAAAAAGGTTGTCCTGGTTGCCTTTAACGGCGAATTAATGTGTTTTGTCCACGTCCTGCTGCATGCCATTGATCTCCATGAGCAGGGCTATGACATCAAGGTCATCATCGAAGGCAGTGCCACCACCCAGGTCAGAGAACTTCAGGACTCGCCGGAACCCTTTGCCGCGCTCTTCCAGAAAGTCAAAACCCTCGGGTTGATTGCCTGCGTCTGCCAGGCCTGCGCCTACAAGATGGAAGCCCTGGACAGTGCCCGGCAGCAGGAACTGCCCATCTGCGCCGACATGTCAGGCCACCCCAGCCTGGCCCCTTACCTTGCTGAAGGCTACCAGGTCATCACGTTTTAA
- a CDS encoding response regulator transcription factor has protein sequence MESVSVLVATTSQSLATFIKQELAETTVTVHVLTDPEQFFKKLKITNPGLILLDATYPTREQTADLVGKLGQKSSWKEIPLVIIKTFFEPLDEALQEIAADHILTQPFTRADLLTVLQQASEQPIINHRPDDEEEVMTESTSTINNAKIAGDYAEIIELTEVVEEGVPLDQLEPLAEIATSPASASQTDDQTGEVPETAAVIADEVDFDFDFSGDDLLDELELLPDAHPGEKTEPVVETADQPEIAAGDTMDTLEELNPDLGATTTTAEPLPDAAAEPLAAADEEAFIDFTEDLPAAEPAASAVSAPEPSPTDETPEDYLLPGEEESFAPGTADQSGFTEEGDFFEAAQSISEPPPATPEPAAEPSVVTESPEQDFSSQIEGLTQEWSRKMLVSTYASMDKLIQALGDMAPTIVEQVAKEIIPPLAEKIIKAEIQRLEKKIEDETT, from the coding sequence ATGGAGTCGGTATCGGTCCTTGTGGCAACGACCAGCCAGTCGCTGGCCACGTTCATCAAGCAGGAACTTGCGGAAACTACGGTCACCGTTCATGTACTCACTGATCCCGAACAGTTCTTCAAAAAACTGAAAATCACCAACCCCGGGCTTATTCTACTGGATGCCACCTACCCCACCAGGGAGCAGACGGCTGATCTGGTCGGCAAATTGGGACAAAAATCATCCTGGAAAGAGATTCCCCTCGTCATTATCAAGACCTTTTTTGAACCTCTTGATGAAGCATTGCAGGAAATTGCTGCAGACCATATTCTCACACAACCATTCACCCGTGCTGACCTGTTGACGGTTCTGCAGCAGGCATCAGAGCAGCCAATCATCAATCACCGACCGGATGATGAGGAAGAAGTGATGACAGAGAGCACCAGCACCATAAACAATGCGAAAATCGCCGGGGACTACGCCGAGATTATTGAACTCACGGAAGTGGTTGAGGAAGGCGTACCACTTGACCAGCTTGAACCGCTTGCGGAGATCGCAACATCACCGGCATCGGCTTCGCAGACCGATGACCAAACAGGGGAGGTACCAGAAACAGCGGCGGTGATAGCTGACGAAGTTGATTTTGATTTCGATTTTTCCGGTGACGATCTGCTTGACGAACTGGAGCTGCTACCTGATGCTCACCCTGGCGAGAAAACAGAACCTGTCGTCGAAACAGCCGACCAGCCGGAGATTGCCGCCGGCGATACGATGGATACATTGGAAGAACTTAACCCTGACCTGGGAGCAACCACCACAACAGCTGAACCTTTGCCTGATGCAGCTGCAGAACCTTTGGCAGCCGCCGATGAAGAGGCTTTCATCGATTTCACTGAAGACCTGCCGGCGGCAGAACCCGCTGCATCGGCGGTTTCTGCTCCTGAGCCATCACCCACCGATGAAACACCGGAAGACTACCTGCTGCCCGGGGAAGAGGAGAGCTTTGCCCCCGGGACCGCCGACCAATCAGGATTTACTGAGGAAGGTGATTTTTTTGAGGCCGCACAATCAATCTCCGAACCGCCGCCCGCAACTCCGGAGCCGGCCGCCGAGCCCTCGGTGGTTACCGAATCGCCGGAGCAGGATTTCTCCAGCCAGATCGAGGGACTGACCCAGGAGTGGAGCCGGAAAATGCTGGTCAGCACCTATGCCAGCATGGACAAGCTGATCCAGGCACTGGGGGATATGGCACCCACCATTGTGGAACAGGTGGCCAAGGAGATTATTCCGCCATTGGCAGAAAAGATCATCAAGGCTGAAATTCAACGACTGGAAAAAAAGATTGAGGATGAAACAACATGA